GCCCAGTCGAAACAGCATGCGTTTCCGCGTAACGGAACTGGTGCCAGCATCGCCATTTCCAACGGCATCCGAAGTGGCCAACGCAGTCGATTCGGGAGCGGCAGCATCGGCGGCAAGTCGTTCAAATTCCGCACGCAATTGATTGGTTTGCAGCAATTGCCGCAAATCCAGTTCATCGTATTCCTGCCGATATGCCAGCAGAATCGCCCGAGCCGCCACCCGTGAAACAATTCCACGTTGAACCAGATAATCCAGCAGCGATTCTTCCGGGGAATGGCCCGCCCGCAGGGTTGGCAGCAGTTCCAGCGTTTTGGCGTCGATTCCGGCAATGCGGCCCAGCACGGTCCGGACATAGGCATCGGTTTCGTGCTTCATGAATCACTCCCGGGACGGCGAGGCGTGGGCCGTCGCAGAAACGATACCGACCGAATCGTTGATGAGCCGGGCTTGCGCGGCGATTTGCCGGTCGCCAATCGTGTTAAGCCTGGGAGCAGATTCCCGGCGGCGGAATGATTCGCTGGCGCATCCGAACTGCGGCGATTATGCGGCACCAACGACCGCAATTCCCGGAGCAATTCGCCATAATCCGCGTGCCGATGGTCGGGATGTTTCGCCAGCATTTTCAGAATCGTCGCATCGGCATCGGGCGAAATTCCCGGCACCAATTGCGAGGGCGGTTGCGGCTGCTCTTGCGCTTGCGCGGCGAGCATGGCCGCCAGCGATGCCGCCCGAAACGGTAACCGACCGGTGAGCATCTGGTAGAAACTCACGCCCAACGCATACATGTCCGCACGCGGATCAATCGTCGGGGTCGCCGTCAGTTGTTCCGGGGCCAAATACGCGGCCGTGCCGACAATCCCGCTGGCATCGGTCTGGATGCCATACGCCGACACTGCCGCCGCATCTTGGGCCAACGCCAATCCCAGATCCGCCAGCTTGACGCTGCCATCTTTGCCCAGCAGAATGTTGGCCGGCTTGACATCGCGATGCACCATTCCCAAGCCCCACACGGCTTGCAGGGCTTCGGCGATTTGCGTGGTGATCGCCAACGCGCGGCTGAATTGCAGCGGGCCGGCCTGTTGCAGCAGCTCCGCCAGACTCGACCCCTCAATGCATTCCATCACCACAAACGGCGTGTGCGGATCATCCTCGAAATCCAGCACGCGCACCAGATTCGGATGATTCAACTGGGCCAGCACCCGCGCCTCAGAGCGGAGCAGGTCATACGCTCGCCGATTCGCCACCAGCGATGCATGCAGCACTTTGACGGCCACGGTCATATTCAGCACCGAATGCAGGGCTCGATAGACCATCCCTGCCGACCCACGACCCAGCAACGCAATCAGCAGATACTTGCCAAGCGACGTGCCGATCTGCGGCATCCCATCGCCCATCCGTCCCGCAGGGGGAGTGCCCGGCGAAATCGGAGCCGCTGCCGAATACCCCGGCGTGGTATATCGACCCGGGGCGATCGCATGCGGTGGCGATGGTGACGCATACCCGGCAGGGGTATGTGGGGCGGATGCCGGAACGGTGGTCGGCTTCGGCGGCGCACTCGCCGCTGGACTCGCTGCCGTGGCGTGGCTGGAGCCGAAATGGTTGCTGGTCCCCAACAGGGCGAGTTTTTCCAACTCCGCACGCAGGGCATTGGTGGCGATCAATTGGCGGAGGTCGGCTTCGTCCAATTCTTGACGATACGCCAGATGAATCGCCCGCGCGGCCACTCGTGACAATAGCCCCCGCGATACCAGATAATCCAGCAGCGACACTTCTTCGCCACTGGCCAATAATCCCAACGAAACCGGGGCCATGCGCGTGCCGTCCAGGCCGGTCAACCGGGCCAGCACCATGCGAATGTAGGTTTCGGTGGGATCGCTCATCATGGATTGTCTCCCGTGCGATTGCCGAGCAATCGGCGAACGAGTTGCGAGCGGATCACCATCGATTCGGACTGAACGGTTTGCGGCGATTGCGGCAAGGTCGGCGTGGCAGAGCCGCCCATCGCGTCCATTGGCCGACGGAAGCCCGGCACCAATCCCCGCAAGGCCGTCAGCAGACTGGCGTAGCTATCGAAGCGTTCTTCCGGCTTCTTGGCGAGCATCTTCAGAATCACTTGCGAAGCGGCGAGGGGGAGGTCCGCACAATGCAGATGCGGCGGCTCGGGCGTTTCCGAAGCGTGGCTGACGAGCATCGCCGCCAGCGTGGTCGCCTGGAACGGCAGCCGACCCGTGACCAATTGGTAGAAGGTAATGCCCAGCGAATAAATATCCGCTCGCGGATCGACATTGCCGGGATTGGTGAACTGTTCGGGGGCCATGTAGGCGGCGGTGCCCACGATTCCGCCCGCGCGACCGGCCACGCCATGCAGACTCGCTTGCGAGTGATCGACGACCATCGCCAAGCCCAGGTCGGCGAGTTTGGCAACGCCGTCTTTGGTGAGCAGAATGTTCGCCGGCTTGACATCCCGGTGGATGATCCCCAGCCCCCAGACGGCTTGGAGCGCATCGGCAATTTGCGTGATAATCGTCAGAGCACGTGGATATTCAAGCGGGCCGGCCTGTTGTAACAGATCCGCCAAGCTGAGCCCTTCCACGCATTCCATGACGACATAGGGGGCACGGGCATCATCTTCAAAATCCAACACCCGCAGAATGTTTGGATGGTTGAGTTGGGCCAGCACGCGGGCTTCGGAGCGCAGTTGTTCGTAGGCTTTGCGATTCTGGACAATATTTTCGTTTAATACCTTAACGGCCACCGAGATATTTAAGCCTTGATGCAGGGCACGATAGACCGTTCCGGCCGCACCGCGACCTAATAACGAAATTAACAAACATTTTCCCAGTTGGCTCCCGATTTGCGGCATGGGAACGGCGGTGCGATCGGTCGTTGTGTTGGAGCCAAATAATTCAACGGAGACCTGAGAAGTATGTTGAAGCGAGGATTTTCCGGCCAAGGTGGAGATGGTTGGCGGGGAGGTCCAACGGGCGGGGCGTTGGCTGAGAGATTGAAGGATTGCCCAGCGTTGGGAGCCTAATAACGGCTCGGCGTCGCCCAATGTGATTCGGCCTCGGCTGGTGAGTTCTAATAATCGTGAGGCGTGGGCATGAAACAATTGTTGTCGAACTAAGAATGCCGGGAATGATTCACCGGTCATGGCCTGCGTTTGCCACGATTGTCGGAGAAATTCGGCACCGGCGGCACCGCAACTATTGCTGGCCGCGAGTAGTTCCAACACCAGCGAGTTGGTCGTGTCTTCCATGCGAATCTCGCAGAGGGGGCGGATACGAATTCGCGTTCCGGGCGATTCTTTGTTACGAGTCACGATCGCGCCGAATGAGGCGTGAGAATGGGAGGCTAAGGGGACCATCCAACTCTCACATCACCTGTTAATTCGACTATAACGGATGATATATCCGAGTGCGATGGATTTTCGCGTTTTTTCGCCGATTTCAAGAGATTTTTGCAAGCTGTTGTGCTGGAGAAATAACTTTCAGATGTGGGTATGCATTGGCCAAAAATGATTTCATATCACATCCTCAATTTTCAGATCCGTGTCGAGTTTCCGGGCGAATCCTCGCCGCGGTGGATTGTGTCTCACATCTCAATTCTCAGGAGTTTTCGTGAATTCGGTCGTTTTGCTCGATTGGCGGATGGGCCGCACGCACGCGGCAGCCATGACATTCCCGATCGGATCCGAGGTAAAATCGAGTCGAAAATAGGCGTGGCTTTCCACAGGTGGACAGGCGGCGGATCCCGTCAAGCTTTCCAGAAAACCGTGCGATTTGCTGTTTCTGTATAGTACAATATGCATTGATTGTATGCGATTTGGGTGAACTTCTTCGTTTCTTCACAAGAACTGAATCATTTAATTGTAATCCACAAGTAGACTGTCCTCACCGAAACACTGGTGATTCGGATGTCGATTCGCAATCGGAGGCCCATCATGTTCCATCGAATCGCTCGCCCATCTTGGCTGATTGGTCTGAGCCTGTTGCTGGTGTGTGGATGCGGCAAGCCTCCGTTTGTCCCGGTCACTGGCACAGTCACCATGAATGGCCAGCCGTTGGCCCAATGCAAAGTCGGATTCTTTCCCGATGGCGAATTCGACCCCGATCGCTCCGGATACGGCTTTGGCATCACCGATGCCCAGGGCAAGTACGAAATCCAGCATCCGCAGGGCGAAAAGGGCATCTATCCGGGAAGCTACAAAATCACGCTGGTGCTCTGGGTGGATAGCAAAGGCAACGTGTTGCCCTTCGACACCAAGCCCAGCGAAGTCAAAGGGGGCGTGAAAAACAAGCTCCCGGCGAAGTACGAATCTCCATCGTCCACCCCCGAGAGCGTTGTGGTTCCTTCGGGTGGGACGACCAAAGACATCGCCGTTGCGGGCTAATCCGTGGCGGTCGATTGGCTTGTTTTCGGTGTTGACGTGGTACTGTCGATTCGTTTCAGCCAACATGAGGTGGCGAAGATGACTCGGAATCGGACTCGCTCGGCGTTTACCCTGATTGAACTGCTGGTCGTGATCGCAATTATCGCTATCTTGATCGGCTTGCTGTTGCCCGCAGTTCAAAAGGTGCGTGAAGCTGCGTCCCGCATGCAATGCCAGAACAATCTCAAGCAGATTGGCATCGCCTGCCATGCGTTCCATGATGCCCAAAACGGCTGGCCGTTGGGCGCTGAATTCAACGTCGGTTCCGCGTGGTCGGCATTCTTGCTGCCCTACTTGGAACAAGAAAACATGTATCGTGGGTTGTCGTTCCGGGAAGATACCGGCGTGAACGATCAATGGGCACGGGGGCTGCCCGGCGCTCCGGGGAACTTCTCCTCCGCAAGCGCCACCGATCGCAACATTGCCGCCTGCGAAACCCCGCTGAAGATGTTCCGCTGCCCGTCTGCGGCGTTGCCGGAAGCGGTCGCGGATATTTCCGGCGATAACTGGATTGTGCAGCGTCGTGCCCCGGCCAGCTACCTCGGCTGCGTCTCCGGCGTGCTGACTGCGGATTATCGCAACCCCGCTCGCATCGATGATCTCGATGGCATCTTCATCGCTCGCCGACTGAATCAACGCGTCGCCCATGCCACCAACACGGATAACAGCATGGCCAACGGCGTGACGATGACCAGCATTACCGATGGCACCTCGAACACGATCGCCGTCGGGGAAGCACTGTTCGACATCCGCGATATTCCGCTGATGGGATCGACCCGCGAAGTCAACGGTCTGGCCAATGCCGGTGCCCGTAAGGAACACTGGATCATCGGATCGGACGATGTCGATACCAGCGGCCAAGGCGATATGTCGGAGTTCCTCGGTTCGACGGGCGTGCCGATGAATCTGCAAAAGGTCGCTGCCGGTAGCGCGGCGTTCGATGCCTACGAATTTGGCTTCGGCAGCCGTCACACCGGCGGGGCCAACTTCCTGTTCGCCGACGGTGCGGTTCGCTTCCTGCGAGATAACCTCGCCGCCAATGTGTATAGCGCACTGGGCACCCGTTCGGGTGGCGAAGTCGTCAACCTCGACTAATCCGCGACTGGGGATGATCGCAATTGCTGCCGCTCGCCGCGTGATGCTCCCCGGAGCCTCGCCCGGCGAGCGGTCTCCATTTGTGCAGCGCAACGATTGGGGGGCGGCGGTTGCTTGTCGGTGTGGGCGGGATTGTCTACAATCGACCGAGTGTGACCGGGAGCGGGAGACTTGCGAGAGGGTTTGCGATGAAGATCGTCGCCATTCATACGACATCGTTGGCCGGGGCTACCGAGGATAACGGCTGGCCGGATAAGACTGATCCGAATGCGGCGATGAATACCATCATCGAACTGGAAACCGATTCCGGCATGATCGGCATTGGCTCCTGTTTCTCCACCCCCGCGCTGGTGGAGGCGGCGTTGACGGTGCTGCGGCCGATGCTGTTGGGCGAAACCGCTTTTGAGCCGGAGCGCGTCAGCGAGAAATTGCGGCAGACCACCTTCTGGTTCGGTCGGGGCGGCGCAATCGAGCATGCGATCAGCGGCATCGATATTGCCTTATGGGATCTCATGGGCAAAGCGGTGGGGCAACCGGTGAGTCGGTTGTTGGGCGGCAATTACCGCGATCGCATCAAACCGTATGCCTCCATTCTGTTCGATGAGCCGGCGATTCTACGGGAAAAGTTGCAAGAGCAATTATCACGCGGATTTAAGGCGATCAAGATGGGCTGGCGGCCGTTTGGCCGGGTCAGTCGCAAACTCGACGAGCAACTCATTCAGACGGCCCGCGATACGGTCGGACCCGATGTCGATCTGATGGTCGATGCCGGGGGGAGCGAACAATTTTGGCCCCACACCGCACGCTGGGCCATTGAGA
This DNA window, taken from Tuwongella immobilis, encodes the following:
- a CDS encoding mandelate racemase/muconate lactonizing enzyme family protein encodes the protein MKIVAIHTTSLAGATEDNGWPDKTDPNAAMNTIIELETDSGMIGIGSCFSTPALVEAALTVLRPMLLGETAFEPERVSEKLRQTTFWFGRGGAIEHAISGIDIALWDLMGKAVGQPVSRLLGGNYRDRIKPYASILFDEPAILREKLQEQLSRGFKAIKMGWRPFGRVSRKLDEQLIQTARDTVGPDVDLMVDAGGSEQFWPHTARWAIETAKMLGEYGIVWFEEALKPDDLEGYIALSAQSPVLVASGEVFTRRQSFQPFITGRALDVIQPDLTKCGGISEGRRLGWMAYDHGVLMVPHGWNTGIGVAADLALMAAMPVASYVEYQTGVPYIESLTLPQFTIDANGMLEVPTGPGLGITLNPETMARFGTRKTA
- a CDS encoding serine/threonine-protein kinase, which produces MEDTTNSLVLELLAASNSCGAAGAEFLRQSWQTQAMTGESFPAFLVRQQLFHAHASRLLELTSRGRITLGDAEPLLGSQRWAILQSLSQRPARWTSPPTISTLAGKSSLQHTSQVSVELFGSNTTTDRTAVPMPQIGSQLGKCLLISLLGRGAAGTVYRALHQGLNISVAVKVLNENIVQNRKAYEQLRSEARVLAQLNHPNILRVLDFEDDARAPYVVMECVEGLSLADLLQQAGPLEYPRALTIITQIADALQAVWGLGIIHRDVKPANILLTKDGVAKLADLGLAMVVDHSQASLHGVAGRAGGIVGTAAYMAPEQFTNPGNVDPRADIYSLGITFYQLVTGRLPFQATTLAAMLVSHASETPEPPHLHCADLPLAASQVILKMLAKKPEERFDSYASLLTALRGLVPGFRRPMDAMGGSATPTLPQSPQTVQSESMVIRSQLVRRLLGNRTGDNP
- a CDS encoding DUF1559 domain-containing protein; translation: MTRNRTRSAFTLIELLVVIAIIAILIGLLLPAVQKVREAASRMQCQNNLKQIGIACHAFHDAQNGWPLGAEFNVGSAWSAFLLPYLEQENMYRGLSFREDTGVNDQWARGLPGAPGNFSSASATDRNIAACETPLKMFRCPSAALPEAVADISGDNWIVQRRAPASYLGCVSGVLTADYRNPARIDDLDGIFIARRLNQRVAHATNTDNSMANGVTMTSITDGTSNTIAVGEALFDIRDIPLMGSTREVNGLANAGARKEHWIIGSDDVDTSGQGDMSEFLGSTGVPMNLQKVAAGSAAFDAYEFGFGSRHTGGANFLFADGAVRFLRDNLAANVYSALGTRSGGEVVNLD
- a CDS encoding serine/threonine-protein kinase, with amino-acid sequence MMSDPTETYIRMVLARLTGLDGTRMAPVSLGLLASGEEVSLLDYLVSRGLLSRVAARAIHLAYRQELDEADLRQLIATNALRAELEKLALLGTSNHFGSSHATAASPAASAPPKPTTVPASAPHTPAGYASPSPPHAIAPGRYTTPGYSAAAPISPGTPPAGRMGDGMPQIGTSLGKYLLIALLGRGSAGMVYRALHSVLNMTVAVKVLHASLVANRRAYDLLRSEARVLAQLNHPNLVRVLDFEDDPHTPFVVMECIEGSSLAELLQQAGPLQFSRALAITTQIAEALQAVWGLGMVHRDVKPANILLGKDGSVKLADLGLALAQDAAAVSAYGIQTDASGIVGTAAYLAPEQLTATPTIDPRADMYALGVSFYQMLTGRLPFRAASLAAMLAAQAQEQPQPPSQLVPGISPDADATILKMLAKHPDHRHADYGELLRELRSLVPHNRRSSDAPANHSAAGNLLPGLTRLATGKSPRKPGSSTIRSVSFLRRPTPRRPGSDS